The nucleotide window AAACAGACTGGATAGGCGGGCAGCTGACCCAGCAAGGTGTGCCGCCGGATGAACATCCGTGGATTGAAACCCATGGTGCGCCGGCACGTTACCGTGAATTGAGAAACCGTATCCGTGAATATTATGTACGCTACTATCCGCTCACGGCTGATGCCCGGCAACGACCGCAACTCAATCCGGGTGACGGTGCCGTGTCGAAGCTTTGTCATGAGCCCAGAGTGGCATTGGCCGTGATGCAGGATATGTTGGCGCCTTTTATCAGTAATGGCAGTCTGGTGCTGCTTACAGAGCATAAGGTGGTACGTGCACAGGTAGAAGGCAATAAGGTATTGTCGCTGGTGGCGCGGAATCTGCGTACCGGTGAGGAGTTGATTTTAAAAGGCAGTTATTTTTCGGATGCTACTGAAATGGGTGATCTGTTGCCCATGACAGGGACCGAATTTGTGACAGGGACAGAATCCAGGCGGGATACCGGCGAGCTGCATGCACCGGAAAAAGGCAACCCTGAAAATAATCAGGCTTTCACGGTATGTTTTGCGATCGATTATGTACCGGGCGGCAACTTCGTGATTGATAAACCCGCTGAATATGATTTCTGGCGTAACCACGTGCCGGCGCTGACACCCGCCTGGTCGGGCAAACAGCTGGACCTGCACTACTCTGATCCCCGTACGCTGAAACCCAAGCTGCTGGGCTTCCATCCGGAAGGCGTCAAAACAGGCGATGCGCTTAATCTGTGGAACTACCGGCGTATCATCAATAAAGCCAACTTCGAAGAAGGGCTGTACGCCGGTGATGTGACCATCGTCAACTGGCCGCAGAATGATTATATGCTGGGCAACCTGATCGGCGCCAGCGCGGAGAAATTCCATTATCATGTGGGAAGGGCCAAACAGCTCAACCTCTCCCTGTTGTACTGGCTGCAGACAGAGGCTCCGCGTCCGGACGGCGGCAAAGGCTGGCCTGGCATCCGGTTGCGCAAGGATATTATGGGCACCGCCGATGGTATGGCAAAATATCCCTATATCCGGGAGGCGCGTCGTATCAAGGCTAAATTCACCATCCTGGAAGAACATGTGGGGGCCGAACAACGGGCACAGAAAGCGGGGCAGACTCAGGGCCTGAAAGCCGCCACCTTCCACGACAGCGTAGGAGTGGGGTATTATCATATCGACCTGCATCCCAGTTGTGCAGGCGTGAATTATGTAGACTTCGGGTCTTTGCCTTTCCAGATTCCTTTGGGTGCCTTGTTACCCAAAAGAATGGAGAACCTGCTTCCTGCCAACAAAAACATTGGCACCACACATATTACCAATGGCTGTTTCCGCCTGCATCCGGTAGAATGGAGTATAGGAGAGGCTGTAGGGCTGCTGGTGGCTTTTGCCCGCAGCAAAAATGTGATACCCGGACAGGTGTGGGAACAGGCATCACTGCTGAAGGATTTTCAGGATTATATCCGGGCACAGGGCGTGGAAACGGCCTGGCCGGCACAATCATAGGTTGTAATCATTTTTTCACCTTTATGCGAGCAATGCCGCCTTTTTTCGAAAAGGCGGCTTTTTTTATGGCGGTCCCATATGCAAATGCCGAAAATATCCAAGTGACCAGATTATCTGATTTGTTTTATATTAGTCCCGGAATGAAAATTTAGAACGCACTGTGAACATACACGAGGACAGGATACTTTTTTCGCGGATTGCAAGTGGGGATGAAGCAGCTTTTCGTATACTGTATCATCGTTATAATGCAGTGCTGTCTGTTTCTGTACGGAAATTGCTCCGGTCAGAAGAAACTGCAGCAGAGGTGTTGCAGGAAGTTTTCCTGAAGGTATGGCTGTTGAGACATACCCTTGAAACCATCGAAAACCCCGCCGGATGGATGTATACCATGGCATCCAACTACTCCCTCTCCATACTCAGAAAAATTGCCCGCGAGAAATACCGGGTGGAAGCGATTACCCATGATGATATAGAAGACAGCCTGGATGTAACAGAAAAGTTCCGGGTGAAGGAACTGCAGGGCCATATTAAAAATGCCATTGAGCAACTGCCGCCGTCCCGGCGGGAAGTATTTGTAATGAATACACAGGATGGAAAATCCCGTAAGGAGATTGCCGAAGCTCTCGATATTTCAGAGCATACGGTTAAAAACCAGCTGGTCACCGCCCGGAAGTTTATCCGGGAATACCTGGAAAAGCATACGGGAGAAGGCTTGCCGGTATTGCTGATAGGGATGTTGTTAAGAATTTTTTAATTTTTTTTCAGATGGCATAGTACAGTTGGTTTTTTTATGCGTCTGAATCAGTAAAAGCGGGAACCGACAGTGGAAGCAAAAGAATATTACAGGTTTTTGTTGCAACGTTATTACGAAGGTTCTGCTACCGCGGCAGAAGAGGAAGAGCTGTTTGCAGAGCTGGGGAAACATGCCGATGATGAAGCGTGGGTGGCATTAATGGATGAGCTGCATGCCGTAGCTGTCGCAGATCCGCAATATAATCCCGCGGAGTATGAGCCGGTGCTGCAGGGTATTCTGCAAGCCGGTGAAAGTCCGAAAGTGCATCGTATAGCAGGTTGGCGCCGATGGGCTGCTGCAGCGGTGTTGTTGTTTTCCGCCGGCGGTTATTACTGGTGGCAGCATGGGGCGCGCAATATATTGTCTGATGCACCGGTAGCGGTGGCAGCAGATGTGCTGCCGGGTAAAAACGGGGCGGTCCTCACGCTGGCCAACGGCCAGCAGGTAGTGCTGGACAGCCACGGTGATGGCCTCATCACGAGCACCCAGGGCACACAGGTAATATTAAAAAACGGACAGGTGGAATACAAGCCTTCCGGTAACGGCACCCCTGTTAATAACACCTTGCATACACCACGCGGACGAAAGTTCAGAATGCAGCTGCCGGATGGCACGCAGGTATGGCTGAATGCCGCCAGCTCCCTCTCTTTCCCCACAGCCTTCACCGGTACGGAAAGAAAAGTGGAACTGACAGGGGAAGCCTATTTTGAAGTAGCCAAAGACCAAACGAAACCTTTTGTGGTAAGCCTCAGTAACAATACTTCGGTGAAGGTACTGGGCACCCACTTTGATATCAGCGCCTATACCGATGAACCGGGCATCAGCACTACCTTGCTGGAAGGCGCCGTACAGGTGAATGTTCCTGAGCATAGCAGCACACTGAAACCAGGCCAGCAGCTGCTGTTTAATAAAAATGCCGGCACCGTGGTGTTAAATAAAAACATTGATACGGCTGCGGTGATGGCCTGGAAAAACGGTGTCCTGAGTTTTCAGGATAAAAAACTGACTGCCGTGATAGCCATGATAGCGCGCTGGTATGATATAGAAGTCACCTATGCTACCACGCCGCCGGATATCACTTTCGTAGGAGAAATAGGCAGTGATGTAAATCTTTCCAGTGTCCTTACATTTTTGAGAGAGTCAGGGATACAA belongs to Chitinophaga sp. HK235 and includes:
- a CDS encoding RNA polymerase sigma factor gives rise to the protein MNIHEDRILFSRIASGDEAAFRILYHRYNAVLSVSVRKLLRSEETAAEVLQEVFLKVWLLRHTLETIENPAGWMYTMASNYSLSILRKIAREKYRVEAITHDDIEDSLDVTEKFRVKELQGHIKNAIEQLPPSRREVFVMNTQDGKSRKEIAEALDISEHTVKNQLVTARKFIREYLEKHTGEGLPVLLIGMLLRIF
- a CDS encoding FecR family protein; translation: MEAKEYYRFLLQRYYEGSATAAEEEELFAELGKHADDEAWVALMDELHAVAVADPQYNPAEYEPVLQGILQAGESPKVHRIAGWRRWAAAAVLLFSAGGYYWWQHGARNILSDAPVAVAADVLPGKNGAVLTLANGQQVVLDSHGDGLITSTQGTQVILKNGQVEYKPSGNGTPVNNTLHTPRGRKFRMQLPDGTQVWLNAASSLSFPTAFTGTERKVELTGEAYFEVAKDQTKPFVVSLSNNTSVKVLGTHFDISAYTDEPGISTTLLEGAVQVNVPEHSSTLKPGQQLLFNKNAGTVVLNKNIDTAAVMAWKNGVLSFQDKKLTAVIAMIARWYDIEVTYATTPPDITFVGEIGSDVNLSSVLTFLRESGIQFNLEGRKLIIGKQ
- a CDS encoding FAD-dependent oxidoreductase, whose amino-acid sequence is MKRRNFLGMLALSGGAVVAKPVLGLAEQSQGKVKATAKGKRRMETITADLVIAGGGLGGVAAALAALHNKQTVILTEETDWIGGQLTQQGVPPDEHPWIETHGAPARYRELRNRIREYYVRYYPLTADARQRPQLNPGDGAVSKLCHEPRVALAVMQDMLAPFISNGSLVLLTEHKVVRAQVEGNKVLSLVARNLRTGEELILKGSYFSDATEMGDLLPMTGTEFVTGTESRRDTGELHAPEKGNPENNQAFTVCFAIDYVPGGNFVIDKPAEYDFWRNHVPALTPAWSGKQLDLHYSDPRTLKPKLLGFHPEGVKTGDALNLWNYRRIINKANFEEGLYAGDVTIVNWPQNDYMLGNLIGASAEKFHYHVGRAKQLNLSLLYWLQTEAPRPDGGKGWPGIRLRKDIMGTADGMAKYPYIREARRIKAKFTILEEHVGAEQRAQKAGQTQGLKAATFHDSVGVGYYHIDLHPSCAGVNYVDFGSLPFQIPLGALLPKRMENLLPANKNIGTTHITNGCFRLHPVEWSIGEAVGLLVAFARSKNVIPGQVWEQASLLKDFQDYIRAQGVETAWPAQS